A stretch of Clostridiales bacterium DNA encodes these proteins:
- a CDS encoding ATP-binding protein: VEACRRGLKVKFFRTAALVNRLSEARKGGELSKFLKKLSEVDLLICDEWGYVPLEREGAQLLFQVISDCYEQRSVIITTNLEFSRWVGIFYDEQMTAAIIDRLVHHSYLLVFDRPSYRLQNSLLKQSS, from the coding sequence GGTGGAAGCCTGCAGGAGAGGGCTTAAGGTAAAATTCTTCAGGACTGCTGCACTGGTAAACAGGCTTAGTGAAGCAAGAAAAGGAGGCGAACTTTCAAAGTTTCTAAAAAAGTTAAGTGAAGTTGATTTGCTAATATGCGATGAATGGGGATATGTCCCTCTTGAGCGTGAGGGGGCACAGCTTTTGTTTCAAGTTATATCTGACTGTTATGAGCAAAGGAGTGTAATTATTACCACCAATCTGGAGTTCAGCCGTTGGGTAGGAATCTTCTATGATGAGCAGATGACTGCAGCCATAATTGATCGCCTTGTACATCATAGTTATTTACTGGTCTTTGACAGGCCAAGTTATCGTCTGCAAAATTCTCTGCTAAAGCA